The Aquidulcibacter paucihalophilus genomic interval GCGGCGGCAACCGGCAGGCGGACATCGTCGTCGAGAGTGGCGAAGACGCGCGCAGCCTCGCGGGGACGCATGGCGGAGTAGACCGCCACCAGCCGGTCATTCTCGGCCTTTTCCTGCTCACTGACCTGACCCAGAAGGACGCGCACTTCGGCCTTCACCGCCTCAAGGGCGGCGACCTTGGCGTCCAGCTTCTGCTCGGCCGTCGCCAGCAGCGGCAGCATGGAGGCGAGATCGGCGTCCCGCGCATCCAATTCGGTCCGACGGCCCTGCAACGACTGGATGATGCGGAGTTCGGCCGGCGAAATTCCGGCCTGCTGCGCCAGTTGCTCCGGTGTCAGGGCACAGACGGCGGCTGCGGCGGCCACAGGCGCTGCGGCGGCCCCGGCGGGCGCAACCTCCTCCGCCCAGGCCCGGGCCCCCTCGAACACACCGGGCGCGACGCCGACGGCGCGCACCAGGACCACCCCGCCGATGGCGACGGCGATCAGGGGCAGCAGGCGGGGGATATTGCTCATGGTCGGCGACTCCAGCCCTCAAACCGGCGAACGCAACGCGTTCGCCACAGGGCTACAAAGATGATGCTCAGGCGGCGAAGAGGTCTTCGTCGAGATTGCGTCGGGACTGGTTGAGGCTTTGCTTCGCAGCCTGGTTAGCGGCGCGGCCGGCTGTCAGGGCACCGAGGATGGCGGCGACCGGTGCCGGGGCGCGTGCCGCCGGGGTCATGCCCTGGATGCGTTCCGCCAGGGCGGCCATGCGCAGGGCCCGCTCATCGTCCGCCGCGACGGCCACGGGGGGCCGGGCGGCGACCAGCACGGGCTTCGGCGCTTCCTGGGGCGGCGTGCGTGTGGTGTCCGGCGCACGGGCGATCAGGGCTTCCAGCTGGGCCTTGACCTCACGGGCCTTGACGATGCGGTCGTGCAGCAGATCGGTTTCCTGGCCCGAGGCCCGCAGGCTGGCAAGCGCCGCCTCGGCCCTGCCGGCGGCGGCATTGAGCTCCGTCACGGCGGTGGCGAAGGCCTGCTGGCCGGCACGAAGGGCTGACAGCTTTTTCTCGAGTCGCACGCCGTAGCCGAGCGCGGCCACCAACAGCAGCATCAGCACGCCGTCGAGAATCATTCCGGTCATCAGCGTCTTCCCTTGGTGAGACTGGTCGCGGTTTCGATGCTGATCGGCGATTCAACGCGCACAGCGATATACTGGCCCTTGCGGCCCATCTTGCCGGTCGTGACCGGAATGGAGCCGCAGCGAACCGAAATGTCGGAGTCCGGCGTTGCGTTCAGCATCAGGGTGTCGCCGACCTTCAGGTCCAGCACCTTCGAAAGCGGCACCTGCTGCTCATCCAGAACCGCGCGGACCTCGGTTTCCGTGGTCCAGAGCTCGGTGGCCAGGTGGCCTTCCCAGATGTTGTCGCGGCCGAATTTCTCACCCATGAACTGCTGCAGCAGCATCTTCCGGATGGGCTCGAGCGTGGCGTAGGGCAGCAGCAGCTCAATGCGGCCGCCGCGGTCTTCCATGTCGATGCGCAGCTTGACCAGGATCGCGGCATTGGCGGGGCGGGCGATGGCCGCGAAGCGCGGATTGGTCTCCAGCCGGTCGAGGCTGAAATGCACCGGCGTCAGCGGCTCGAACGCGGCCCGGGCGTCGGCGAGGACGACCTCGACCATTCGCTGGACCAGAACGCGTTCGATCGTCGTATAGGGCCGGCCCTCGATACGCAGGGCCGCGGTGCCGCGACGGCCGCCCAGCAGCACATCCACGATCGAATAGATCAGGTTGGAATCGACCGTCAGCAGGCCGTAGTTGTCCAGCTCCTCGGCCCGGAAAACAGCGAGAATGGCCGGCAGCGGGATGGAGTTCAGATAGTCGCCGAACCGGATCGACGAGATGGTATCGAGGCTGACCTCGACGTTGTCGGAGGTGAAATTCCGCAGCGAGGTCGTCATCAACCGCACCAGGCGGTCAAAGACGATCTCGAGCATCGGCAGCCGCTCATAGCTGACCAGCGCCGAGTTGATGATGGCCCGAATACCGGTCCGCTCGCCGTCTTCGCCATCGCCCAGATCGAACCCGAGGAGGCTGTCGATCTCATCCTGGTTGAGGACGCGTTCGGACAGGGACGACGGACGCGCCTCCTCCGCTCCGGCTTCTTCCCCGAACGGGTCGGCGCTTTCGGCGAAGGCCGCGTCGGTCATGCCTACTGCACCAGCATTTCTTCGATGAGGACGGCGTCCACCTTGCCCGGCGCCGCGATCAGATTGACGCGACGCAGGATCTC includes:
- a CDS encoding DUF6468 domain-containing protein, which encodes MTGMILDGVLMLLLVAALGYGVRLEKKLSALRAGQQAFATAVTELNAAAGRAEAALASLRASGQETDLLHDRIVKAREVKAQLEALIARAPDTTRTPPQEAPKPVLVAARPPVAVAADDERALRMAALAERIQGMTPAARAPAPVAAILGALTAGRAANQAAKQSLNQSRRNLDEDLFAA
- the fliM gene encoding flagellar motor switch protein FliM: MTDAAFAESADPFGEEAGAEEARPSSLSERVLNQDEIDSLLGFDLGDGEDGERTGIRAIINSALVSYERLPMLEIVFDRLVRLMTTSLRNFTSDNVEVSLDTISSIRFGDYLNSIPLPAILAVFRAEELDNYGLLTVDSNLIYSIVDVLLGGRRGTAALRIEGRPYTTIERVLVQRMVEVVLADARAAFEPLTPVHFSLDRLETNPRFAAIARPANAAILVKLRIDMEDRGGRIELLLPYATLEPIRKMLLQQFMGEKFGRDNIWEGHLATELWTTETEVRAVLDEQQVPLSKVLDLKVGDTLMLNATPDSDISVRCGSIPVTTGKMGRKGQYIAVRVESPISIETATSLTKGRR